In Diadema setosum chromosome 19, eeDiaSeto1, whole genome shotgun sequence, a genomic segment contains:
- the LOC140242633 gene encoding E3 ubiquitin-protein ligase E3D-like isoform X2 yields MVEGLSTAWTYILPAGIRALPGTCSGLEMIQGDGIQMRIQLEMPEECEAAESRERMESTGNETGDQILRALTHPDCEVMCARCDAVLISPSGGFQKVLPLPEGDWTDLAGDMWCCKSKVIAEKRGKMASLHLSPDQGTVLVDDLHFIIHSASLRKGSVAMEKKRPGRHRQTSQPLAPKSFCVICQRCKCIVGSIDNQDGSSQLETTKLYRYAVRVSCHSRSNPLEQTFSSLLVTQFKHQMTFKYIVEDDEEHRPRLLVWLLGIDTQLLHSGAPSFNKTLPGSYCSASISVCHDAAQRDAEREVKLESQRVIKVLYQTCQCETGQRLAEEWNRDLMVHGVTLTTDACLELGLILARSTLNAPPAMRHRNGFKVGSLRFEDR; encoded by the exons ATGGTGGAAG GACTCTCAACTGCCTGGACATATATTCTACCAGCTGGCATCAGGGCTCTGCCAGGTACTTGCAGTGGTCTGGAAATGATCCAGGGAGATGGCATACAAATGAGGATTCAACTTGAGATGCCAGAGGAGTGTGAAGCTGCAGAGTCAAGGGAAAGAATGGAATCCACAGGGAATGAGACTGGTGACCAAATCTTAAGAGCTTTGACCCATCCTGATTGTGAAGTAATGTGTGCAAGATGTGATGCAGTTCTCATCTCTCCTTCTGG AGGCTTCCAAAAAGTACTCCCTCTTCCAGAAGGAGATTGGACTGATTTGGCAGGGGACATGTGGTGTTGCAAGAGTAAAGTGATAGCAGAAAAAAGAGGCAAGATGGCAAGTCTCCATCTATCTCCAGACCAAGGGACAGTCTTGGTCGATGACCTCCACTTCATCATTCATTCTGCATCCTTGAGGAAGGGATCGGTTGCTATGGAGAAGAAGAGACCAGGCAGACATCGGCAGACTTCACAGCCACTT gctccaaagtCTTTCTGTGTGATATGCCAAAGGTGTAAGTGCATCGTAGGCTCCATAGACAATCAGG ATGGCAGCAGTCAGCTAGAGACAACCAAACTCTACCGGTATGCAGTACGAGTCTCCTGTCATTCCAGATCAAATCCATTGGAACAGACTTTTTCTTCCCTGTTGGTGACACAGTTTAAACATCAGATGACCTTTAAATACATTGTTGAGGACGATGAAGAACACAGACCAAGGCTTCTG GTCTGGCTACTGGGAATTGACACACAGTTACTACATTCAGGAGCGCCCTCTTTCAACAAAACACTGCCAGGTAGCTACTGTTCAGCCTCCATCTCAGTTTGTCATGATGCTGCTCAGAGAGATGCTGAGAGAGAAGTGAAGTTGGAAAGTCAAAGAGTGATCAAGGTTCTTTACCAAACTTGCCAGTGTGAGACAGGACAGAG ATTGGCTGAGGAATGGAATCGTGACTTAATGGTGCATGGCGTCACACTGACCACCGATGCATGTCTAGAGCTGGGTTTGATTCTAGCAAGGAGCACCTTGAATGCCCCACCCGCCATGAGACACAGGAATGGGTTCAAGGTTGGATCACTGAGGTTTGAAGACAGGTGA
- the LOC140242633 gene encoding E3 ubiquitin-protein ligase E3D-like isoform X1, with product MGDPVFYGEFRKQLKAAQISVMFGSMLTFPNNIKLKEDGGREKLDGKCGIEINPHSIRLSLGGLSTAWTYILPAGIRALPGTCSGLEMIQGDGIQMRIQLEMPEECEAAESRERMESTGNETGDQILRALTHPDCEVMCARCDAVLISPSGGFQKVLPLPEGDWTDLAGDMWCCKSKVIAEKRGKMASLHLSPDQGTVLVDDLHFIIHSASLRKGSVAMEKKRPGRHRQTSQPLAPKSFCVICQRCKCIVGSIDNQDGSSQLETTKLYRYAVRVSCHSRSNPLEQTFSSLLVTQFKHQMTFKYIVEDDEEHRPRLLVWLLGIDTQLLHSGAPSFNKTLPGSYCSASISVCHDAAQRDAEREVKLESQRVIKVLYQTCQCETGQRLAEEWNRDLMVHGVTLTTDACLELGLILARSTLNAPPAMRHRNGFKVGSLRFEDR from the exons ATGGGAGACCCAGTATTCTATGGCGAATTCCGAAAGCAGCTAAAAGCTGCCCAAATTTCTGTTATGTTTGGGAGTATGTTGACGTTTCCAAACAACATAAAATTGAAAGAGGATGGTGGAAG GGAGAAATTAGATGGAAAGTGTGGAATTGAAATCAATCCACATTCTATACGACTTTCTCTTGGAGGACTCTCAACTGCCTGGACATATATTCTACCAGCTGGCATCAGGGCTCTGCCAGGTACTTGCAGTGGTCTGGAAATGATCCAGGGAGATGGCATACAAATGAGGATTCAACTTGAGATGCCAGAGGAGTGTGAAGCTGCAGAGTCAAGGGAAAGAATGGAATCCACAGGGAATGAGACTGGTGACCAAATCTTAAGAGCTTTGACCCATCCTGATTGTGAAGTAATGTGTGCAAGATGTGATGCAGTTCTCATCTCTCCTTCTGG AGGCTTCCAAAAAGTACTCCCTCTTCCAGAAGGAGATTGGACTGATTTGGCAGGGGACATGTGGTGTTGCAAGAGTAAAGTGATAGCAGAAAAAAGAGGCAAGATGGCAAGTCTCCATCTATCTCCAGACCAAGGGACAGTCTTGGTCGATGACCTCCACTTCATCATTCATTCTGCATCCTTGAGGAAGGGATCGGTTGCTATGGAGAAGAAGAGACCAGGCAGACATCGGCAGACTTCACAGCCACTT gctccaaagtCTTTCTGTGTGATATGCCAAAGGTGTAAGTGCATCGTAGGCTCCATAGACAATCAGG ATGGCAGCAGTCAGCTAGAGACAACCAAACTCTACCGGTATGCAGTACGAGTCTCCTGTCATTCCAGATCAAATCCATTGGAACAGACTTTTTCTTCCCTGTTGGTGACACAGTTTAAACATCAGATGACCTTTAAATACATTGTTGAGGACGATGAAGAACACAGACCAAGGCTTCTG GTCTGGCTACTGGGAATTGACACACAGTTACTACATTCAGGAGCGCCCTCTTTCAACAAAACACTGCCAGGTAGCTACTGTTCAGCCTCCATCTCAGTTTGTCATGATGCTGCTCAGAGAGATGCTGAGAGAGAAGTGAAGTTGGAAAGTCAAAGAGTGATCAAGGTTCTTTACCAAACTTGCCAGTGTGAGACAGGACAGAG ATTGGCTGAGGAATGGAATCGTGACTTAATGGTGCATGGCGTCACACTGACCACCGATGCATGTCTAGAGCTGGGTTTGATTCTAGCAAGGAGCACCTTGAATGCCCCACCCGCCATGAGACACAGGAATGGGTTCAAGGTTGGATCACTGAGGTTTGAAGACAGGTGA